A genome region from Thermomonospora amylolytica includes the following:
- a CDS encoding methionine ABC transporter ATP-binding protein, which yields MIQIEKLKKTYRTRGRTVTAVDGVDLHVREGEIFGVLGRSGAGKSTLLRCVNLLERPDSGRVVVDGRDLAALPERELRTARQRIGMIHQHFGLLTSRTVAGNVAFPLEVMGVPRRERARRVAELLDLVGLAEHAKAYPAQISGGQKQRVGIARALAGRPRVLLSDEATSALDPETTAAILRLLRDLNRELGLTILLITHEMEVVKRICDSAAIMRAGRLTESGPLPDLLTRPGSQLARDLFPLPQVPARPGTTVVDVTFVGEAADRPFVSSLARTYSIDVNILGGAVEQVGDRRVGRLRIELPGDPDANAAQLAHLRDAGLTVEVLDAAAERPEVVA from the coding sequence GTGATCCAGATCGAGAAACTCAAAAAGACGTACCGGACGCGCGGGCGCACCGTGACCGCCGTCGACGGCGTCGACCTCCACGTCCGGGAGGGTGAGATCTTCGGTGTGCTCGGGCGCAGCGGCGCTGGCAAGAGCACCCTGCTGCGCTGCGTCAACTTGCTGGAACGCCCCGACTCCGGCCGGGTGGTGGTGGACGGCCGCGACCTGGCCGCGCTGCCCGAACGCGAGCTGCGCACCGCCCGGCAGCGCATCGGGATGATCCACCAGCACTTCGGGCTGCTGACCAGCCGCACCGTGGCCGGCAACGTCGCGTTCCCACTGGAGGTCATGGGCGTGCCGCGGCGCGAACGGGCCCGCCGGGTGGCCGAACTGCTCGACCTGGTCGGCCTCGCCGAGCACGCCAAGGCCTACCCCGCGCAGATCTCCGGCGGGCAGAAGCAGCGCGTCGGCATCGCCCGGGCGCTGGCCGGACGCCCCCGGGTGCTGCTGTCGGACGAGGCGACCTCGGCGCTGGACCCGGAGACCACCGCCGCCATCCTGCGGCTGCTGCGCGACCTCAACCGGGAGCTGGGCCTGACCATCCTGCTGATCACCCACGAGATGGAGGTGGTCAAGCGGATCTGCGACTCGGCGGCGATCATGCGCGCCGGGCGGCTGACCGAGTCCGGCCCGCTGCCCGACCTGCTGACCCGGCCGGGCTCGCAGCTGGCCCGCGACCTGTTCCCGCTGCCGCAGGTGCCGGCCCGGCCCGGCACCACCGTGGTCGACGTGACGTTCGTGGGCGAGGCCGCCGACCGGCCGTTCGTCTCCAGCCTGGCCCGCACCTACTCCATCGACGTCAACATCCTCGGCGGCGCCGTCGAGCAGGTCGGGGACCGCCGGGTCGGGCGGCTGCGCATCGAACTGCCCGGCGACCCCGACGCCAACGCCGCCCAGCTCGCCCACCTGCGCGACGCCGGGCTGACCGTCGAAGTGCTCGACGCCGCCGCCGAGCGGCCGGAGGTGGTCGCATGA
- a CDS encoding methionine ABC transporter permease — protein sequence MTWDEIAPLLRDAILETLQMTWWSSLLTALGGLLLGVLLVLTDRRGLLPAPPVHQVLGAIVNVGRSLPFIILMVAILPFTRAVTGTTIGTTAAIVPLAVAAIPFYARLVETALREVDPAVIAAARAMGASRRQIVGKVLLREARPGLVAGLTVTVIALIGYSAMAGAIGGGGLGDLAVRYGYQRFETGVMVATVVVLIVVVQLVQMLGDQLTRRLTHR from the coding sequence ATGACCTGGGACGAGATCGCGCCGCTGCTGCGCGACGCCATCCTGGAGACCCTGCAGATGACCTGGTGGTCGAGCCTGCTCACCGCGCTCGGCGGGCTGCTGCTCGGCGTGCTGCTGGTGCTGACCGACCGCCGCGGGCTGCTGCCCGCCCCGCCCGTCCACCAGGTGCTCGGCGCGATCGTCAACGTGGGCCGGTCGCTGCCGTTCATCATCCTGATGGTCGCGATCCTGCCGTTCACCCGCGCCGTCACCGGCACCACCATCGGCACCACCGCCGCCATCGTGCCGCTGGCCGTGGCGGCCATCCCGTTCTACGCCCGGCTGGTGGAGACCGCGCTGCGCGAGGTCGACCCGGCCGTGATCGCCGCCGCCCGGGCCATGGGCGCCTCCCGGCGGCAGATCGTGGGCAAGGTCCTGCTGCGCGAGGCCCGTCCCGGGCTGGTCGCCGGGCTGACCGTCACCGTGATCGCCCTGATCGGCTACTCGGCGATGGCCGGGGCGATCGGCGGCGGCGGGCTCGGCGACCTGGCCGTCCGCTACGGCTACCAGCGCTTCGAGACCGGCGTCATGGTCGCCACCGTCGTCGTGCTCATCGTCGTGGTGCAGCTGGTCCAGATGCTCGGCGACCAGCTCACCCGGCGCCTGACCCACCGCTGA
- a CDS encoding MetQ/NlpA family ABC transporter substrate-binding protein has translation MLRKLTVAIASAGLALGLTACGSSDSGSDDVLTVGASPAPHAEILEYVKDELAAGAGLKLEIEEFSDYVQPNLALNDGRLDANYFQHKPYMDDFASSKGLKLAFVAPVHLEPLGAYSKKVKSLAELPQGATVAIPNDATNGARALKLLADNGLITLKPGAGANATEKDVAGNPKGLKFRPLEAAQLPRSLQDVDAAVINGNFAIEGGLTPAKDALVLEKTQGNPYANGVVTKAGDENDPQVRKLVQLLQGPEVKKFIQDRYQGSVLAVS, from the coding sequence GTGCTTCGCAAACTGACCGTCGCGATCGCCTCCGCCGGACTGGCGCTCGGGCTGACCGCCTGCGGATCCTCCGACTCCGGCTCCGACGACGTGCTCACGGTGGGCGCCAGCCCCGCCCCGCACGCCGAGATCCTCGAGTACGTCAAGGACGAGCTGGCCGCCGGCGCGGGGCTGAAGCTGGAGATCGAGGAGTTCTCCGACTACGTCCAGCCCAACCTGGCGCTGAACGACGGGCGCCTGGACGCCAACTACTTCCAGCACAAGCCCTACATGGACGACTTCGCCTCCTCCAAGGGGCTGAAGCTGGCGTTCGTGGCCCCGGTCCACCTGGAGCCGCTGGGCGCGTACTCCAAGAAGGTCAAGTCGCTGGCCGAACTGCCGCAGGGCGCGACCGTGGCGATCCCCAACGACGCCACCAACGGCGCGCGGGCCCTCAAGCTGCTGGCCGACAACGGCCTGATCACCCTCAAGCCGGGCGCCGGGGCGAACGCCACCGAGAAGGACGTCGCCGGCAACCCCAAGGGCCTGAAGTTCCGCCCGCTGGAGGCCGCCCAGCTGCCGCGCTCCCTGCAGGACGTGGACGCGGCCGTCATCAACGGCAACTTCGCGATCGAGGGCGGGCTGACCCCGGCCAAGGACGCCCTGGTGCTGGAGAAGACCCAGGGCAACCCCTACGCCAACGGGGTGGTCACCAAGGCCGGCGACGAGAACGACCCGCAGGTCCGCAAGCTGGTCCAGCTGCTGCAGGGCCCCGAGGTCAAGAAGTTCATCCAGGACAGGTACCAGGGGTCGGTGCTGGCCGTCTCCTGA
- a CDS encoding STM4015 family protein yields MTVHEHLTEYAGLPVVDFTPETGREELPDEPDRFAWRISTAFEEEGFSDVLERFLEWVDTGRITALIAGYWNMPSYDGTETVPPAQALTAAADRLPALRSLFLGDIVMEEAEISWIEHSDISPLLAAYPRLERFGVRGAQGLELKPFRSEHLRELRFESGGLPGHIVRAVAASDLPALESLVLWLGSDNYGGDATVADLAPILSGERLPALRHLGLQDSEIQDEICAAVASAPVVARLESLALSMGTMTDEGAEALLSGQPLTHLRSLDLHHHYLTDAMAERIRKALPGVEVDLDEQNDPNDDWRVAAVTE; encoded by the coding sequence ATGACCGTCCACGAGCACCTCACCGAGTACGCCGGCCTGCCCGTCGTGGATTTCACGCCGGAGACCGGGCGGGAGGAGCTGCCGGACGAGCCGGACCGGTTCGCCTGGCGGATCTCCACCGCCTTCGAGGAGGAGGGGTTCTCCGATGTGCTGGAACGCTTCCTGGAGTGGGTGGACACCGGCCGGATCACCGCGCTGATCGCCGGTTACTGGAACATGCCGTCCTACGACGGGACCGAGACGGTCCCGCCGGCGCAGGCCCTGACGGCCGCGGCGGACCGGCTCCCCGCGCTGCGCTCGCTGTTCCTCGGCGACATCGTGATGGAGGAGGCGGAGATCTCCTGGATCGAGCACTCCGACATCAGCCCGCTGCTGGCCGCCTATCCCCGGCTGGAGCGGTTCGGGGTGCGCGGGGCCCAGGGGCTGGAGCTCAAGCCGTTCCGCAGTGAGCATCTGCGTGAGCTGCGGTTCGAGTCGGGCGGGCTGCCCGGCCATATCGTCCGGGCGGTGGCCGCCAGTGATCTGCCCGCCCTGGAGTCCCTCGTCCTGTGGCTGGGCTCCGACAACTACGGCGGTGACGCCACGGTCGCCGACCTGGCGCCGATCCTGTCGGGTGAACGGCTGCCCGCGCTGCGTCATCTGGGTTTGCAGGATTCGGAGATCCAGGACGAGATCTGCGCGGCGGTGGCGTCGGCGCCGGTCGTGGCGCGGCTGGAGTCGCTGGCGCTGTCGATGGGGACCATGACGGACGAAGGCGCCGAGGCGCTGCTGTCCGGGCAGCCGCTCACCCACCTGCGTTCGCTGGACCTGCACCACCACTACCTGACCGACGCGATGGCCGAACGGATCCGCAAGGCCCTGCCCGGCGTCGAGGTCGACCTGGACGAACAGAACGACCCCAACGACGACTGGCGGGTCGCGGCCGTCACCGAGTGA
- a CDS encoding STM4015 family protein, whose product MTIGQHLTEYAGLPVADFALGTARDELPDDPASVAWRISSTHQGGGFAEVLESFLETVDTGAVTALVVGYWYPEEPVELLVAAAGRLPALRSLFVGDIVVEESEISWIEHSDISPLLAAYPRLERFGVRGAQGLELKPFRSEHLRELRFESGGLPGHIVRAVAASDLPALESLTLWLGEENYGGDATVADLAPILSGERLPALRHLGLQDSEIQDEICAAVASAPIVARLESLALSMGVLTDRGAEALLSGQPLTHLRSLDLHHHFMSDAMAERIRKALPGVEVDLSGRREPDVYDGDVWMYVAVSE is encoded by the coding sequence ATGACCATCGGACAGCACCTCACCGAGTACGCCGGCCTGCCCGTGGCGGACTTCGCGCTGGGGACCGCACGGGACGAGCTGCCGGACGATCCGGCGTCGGTCGCCTGGCGGATCTCCTCGACCCACCAGGGCGGCGGGTTCGCCGAGGTGCTCGAGAGCTTCCTGGAGACGGTGGACACCGGCGCGGTCACCGCGCTGGTCGTCGGCTACTGGTATCCGGAGGAGCCGGTGGAGCTGCTGGTGGCCGCGGCCGGCCGCCTTCCCGCGCTGCGTTCGCTGTTCGTCGGCGACATCGTGGTGGAAGAGTCGGAGATCTCCTGGATCGAGCACTCCGACATCAGCCCGCTGCTGGCCGCCTATCCCCGGCTGGAGCGGTTCGGGGTGCGCGGGGCCCAGGGGCTGGAGCTCAAGCCGTTCCGCAGTGAGCATCTGCGTGAGCTGCGGTTCGAGTCGGGCGGGCTGCCCGGCCATATCGTCCGGGCGGTGGCCGCCAGTGACCTGCCCGCCCTGGAGTCGCTGACGCTGTGGCTGGGGGAGGAGAACTACGGCGGTGACGCGACCGTCGCCGACCTGGCGCCGATCCTGTCGGGGGAGCGGCTGCCCGCGCTGCGGCACCTGGGACTGCAGGACTCGGAGATCCAGGACGAGATCTGCGCGGCGGTGGCGTCGGCGCCGATCGTGGCGCGGCTGGAGTCGCTGGCCCTGTCCATGGGGGTGCTGACCGACAGGGGAGCCGAGGCGCTGCTGTCGGGGCAGCCGCTCACCCATCTGCGGTCGCTGGACCTGCACCACCACTTCATGTCCGACGCGATGGCCGAACGGATCCGCAAGGCCCTGCCCGGCGTCGAGGTCGACCTGAGCGGACGGCGGGAGCCCGACGTATACGACGGAGACGTCTGGATGTACGTTGCCGTCTCCGAGTGA
- a CDS encoding STM4015 family protein: MLIHERVREFAGLPVVDFTEEGVFRDGTALDEPPAGGVAWRVRVEEDDGPFGPVFEEFLRTVDPAAVTALVIGWWQDYGGSDPADDPVERLLDAAGSLTDLRSLFIGDVVVEEREISWIPLVGFTPLFAAYPRLERFWMRSGEILGEPRRELRPFRAEHLRELRFESGGLPARVVRAVAAADLPALERLEMWLGTRHYGGDATVADLAPILSGERLPALRHLGLQNSDIQDEICAAVASAPVVARLESLALSMGTMTDAGAEALLSGQPLTHLRSLDLHHHFMSDAMTERVLAALPGVKVDVSEAGDPGDAWVAVSE; the protein is encoded by the coding sequence ATGCTGATCCACGAGCGGGTGAGGGAGTTCGCCGGCCTGCCGGTCGTCGACTTCACCGAAGAGGGCGTCTTCCGCGACGGCACGGCGCTGGACGAGCCGCCGGCCGGGGGAGTGGCCTGGCGGGTCCGCGTCGAGGAGGACGACGGCCCCTTCGGCCCGGTCTTCGAGGAGTTCCTGCGGACCGTCGACCCGGCCGCGGTGACCGCCCTGGTCATCGGATGGTGGCAGGACTACGGGGGCAGCGACCCGGCCGACGACCCCGTGGAGCGGCTGCTCGACGCCGCGGGCTCGCTGACGGACCTGCGTTCGCTGTTCATCGGCGACGTGGTGGTGGAGGAACGGGAGATCTCCTGGATCCCGCTGGTGGGCTTCACCCCGCTGTTCGCGGCGTACCCGAGGCTGGAGCGGTTCTGGATGCGCAGCGGCGAGATCCTCGGCGAGCCGCGCCGGGAGCTGCGGCCGTTCCGCGCCGAGCACCTGCGCGAACTGCGGTTCGAGTCGGGCGGGCTGCCCGCCCGGGTGGTCCGCGCGGTGGCCGCCGCCGACCTGCCCGCCCTGGAACGGCTGGAGATGTGGCTCGGGACGCGCCACTACGGCGGTGACGCCACGGTCGCCGACCTGGCGCCGATCCTGTCGGGGGAACGGCTGCCCGCGCTGCGGCACCTGGGACTGCAGAACTCCGACATCCAGGACGAGATCTGCGCGGCGGTGGCGTCGGCACCGGTCGTGGCGCGGCTGGAGTCGCTGGCCCTGTCCATGGGGACCATGACCGACGCCGGGGCCGAGGCGCTGCTGTCGGGGCAGCCGCTCACCCACCTGCGTTCGCTGGACCTGCACCACCACTTCATGTCCGACGCGATGACCGAACGCGTCCTGGCGGCCCTGCCCGGGGTCAAGGTCGACGTCAGCGAGGCGGGCGACCCCGGGGACGCCTGGGTGGCGGTCTCGGAGTGA
- a CDS encoding STM4014 family protein, with amino-acid sequence MDDGPRPGRRPPPHRRHGMSMAFTVVGTPGDRRVTLFADACARLGLEPPEVVAWRDVLGGEAMRIRPGTVLRVDSPGESAECDALLRGPGDPARVGGGARWYAVFTAALDRIAAAAARAGARSLNDPAEIAVMFDKRRCHARLAAAGVPVPPALEGPVTGYACLREQMARAGMSRVFVKPAHGSSGSGVIALQVHRDRIKAVTSAVPDPDGVLRNSLRVRSLETEREVAALIDALAPDGLHVERWFPKAALDGRVLDLRVVVIAGTPAHAVVRTSRSPMTNLHMGGRRGDLTAVRAALGEPGWRRALDVCAQAAACFPGSHMVGVDLLVGVQWRHMAVAEVNAFGDLLPGLPGLPGTFAEGHDTYTAQIIAALSLTGSAS; translated from the coding sequence ATGGACGACGGACCCCGGCCCGGGCGACGGCCGCCCCCGCATCGCCGGCACGGGATGAGCATGGCGTTCACCGTGGTCGGAACCCCCGGCGACCGGCGGGTGACGCTGTTCGCCGACGCCTGCGCCCGTCTCGGGCTGGAACCGCCCGAGGTGGTCGCCTGGCGGGACGTGCTGGGCGGCGAGGCGATGCGGATCCGGCCGGGCACGGTCCTGCGCGTCGACTCGCCCGGCGAGTCCGCCGAGTGCGACGCGCTGCTGCGCGGCCCCGGCGACCCCGCACGCGTGGGCGGCGGAGCCCGCTGGTACGCCGTGTTCACCGCCGCGCTCGACCGGATCGCCGCCGCGGCCGCGCGGGCCGGGGCGCGGTCCCTGAACGACCCCGCCGAGATCGCCGTGATGTTCGACAAGCGGCGCTGCCACGCCCGGCTGGCGGCGGCCGGGGTGCCGGTCCCGCCCGCGCTGGAGGGGCCCGTCACCGGCTACGCCTGTCTGCGGGAGCAGATGGCCAGGGCCGGCATGTCCCGTGTCTTCGTCAAGCCCGCGCACGGCTCGTCGGGTTCCGGGGTCATCGCGCTCCAGGTCCACCGCGACCGGATCAAGGCCGTCACCTCGGCCGTCCCGGACCCCGACGGCGTCCTGCGCAACTCGCTGCGGGTCCGTTCGCTGGAGACCGAACGCGAGGTCGCCGCCCTGATCGACGCGCTGGCCCCCGACGGCCTGCACGTCGAACGCTGGTTCCCCAAGGCCGCTCTGGACGGCCGGGTGCTCGACCTGCGGGTCGTGGTGATCGCCGGGACCCCCGCCCACGCCGTCGTCCGCACCAGCCGTTCCCCCATGACCAACCTCCACATGGGAGGCCGCCGCGGCGACCTGACCGCGGTCCGCGCGGCCCTCGGCGAACCCGGCTGGCGGCGCGCCCTGGACGTGTGCGCCCAGGCCGCCGCCTGCTTCCCCGGCAGCCACATGGTCGGCGTCGACCTGCTCGTGGGCGTCCAATGGCGGCACATGGCGGTCGCCGAGGTCAACGCCTTCGGCGACCTGCTGCCCGGCCTGCCCGGCCTCCCCGGTACCTTCGCCGAGGGGCACGACACCTACACCGCCCAGATCATCGCCGCCCTGTCCCTGACGGGATCGGCTTCATGA
- a CDS encoding STM4013/SEN3800 family hydrolase: MRDMNAVVGSHDLLLVTLDTLRYDVAERLLEEGRTPNLAAVLPGGRWERRHAPGSFTYASHAAMLAGFWPTPVSPGPHPRPFAATFPGSETTAEGTWVFDAPDLPTGLARAGYHTVCIGGVGFFNKLTPLGSVLPGLFAESHWEPAFGVTDPASLEHQIDRAAEVVARQPPDRRLFLLVNVSALHQPNWFHLPGATREHGDTPESHAAALEYVDRHIGRLLDLMRRPCFVVVCSDHGTAYGEDGHTGHRIGHEVVWTVPYGEFVLC; the protein is encoded by the coding sequence ATGAGGGACATGAACGCCGTGGTCGGCAGCCATGATCTGCTGCTGGTCACGCTGGACACCCTGCGGTACGACGTGGCCGAGCGGCTCCTCGAGGAGGGGCGGACGCCGAACCTGGCGGCGGTGCTGCCGGGCGGACGGTGGGAGCGGCGGCATGCGCCCGGGAGCTTCACCTACGCCTCGCATGCGGCGATGCTCGCCGGGTTCTGGCCCACGCCCGTCTCGCCGGGGCCGCACCCTCGGCCGTTCGCGGCGACGTTCCCCGGGAGCGAGACCACGGCGGAGGGGACGTGGGTGTTCGACGCCCCGGACCTGCCGACGGGGCTGGCGCGCGCCGGCTACCACACGGTGTGCATCGGCGGGGTCGGGTTCTTCAACAAGCTCACGCCGCTGGGGTCGGTGCTGCCGGGGCTGTTCGCCGAGAGCCACTGGGAGCCGGCGTTCGGGGTCACCGATCCGGCGTCGCTGGAGCACCAGATCGACCGGGCGGCCGAGGTGGTGGCGCGGCAGCCGCCCGACCGGAGGCTGTTCCTGCTGGTGAACGTGTCGGCGCTGCACCAGCCCAACTGGTTCCACCTGCCGGGCGCCACCCGCGAGCACGGGGACACGCCGGAGTCCCACGCGGCGGCGCTGGAGTACGTGGACCGGCACATCGGCCGGCTGCTGGACCTGATGCGGCGGCCGTGCTTCGTCGTCGTCTGCTCGGACCATGGCACCGCCTACGGGGAGGACGGCCATACCGGGCACCGGATCGGCCACGAGGTCGTCTGGACCGTTCCTTACGGGGAGTTCGTGCTGTGCTGA
- a CDS encoding STM4012 family radical SAM protein, producing the protein MLTATGPYQGYVYAYPHKTAYRHLSPRPALRDVWAGEDRGSLFLYLHVPFCEMRCGFCNLFTRTGASQSLTSAYLDALARQADAVREALGEASFATAAFGGGTPTYLTAAELSRLCDIAERFADLRAVPLAVETSPATATLDRLTVLAERGTTRISIGVQSFVDAEARAAVRPQKRAEVEAALDRIRAVGFPTLNIDLIYGIDGQTPESWLTSLNAALRWEPEELYLYPLYVRPLTGLGRRAADWDDQRMLLYRVGRDHLLANGYEQVSMRMFRRRGHPDAGTAYCCQTDGMVGLGAGARSYTTDLHYSFEYAVGVQHVRGIIDSYLREPRFDVAHVGFALDDEERRRRHLIQSLLQASGLSRVQYMARFGTDAPADFPELGAFAERGWLEESPHVLRLTPEGLAYSDAIGPALFSSRVRSLMDAYEAR; encoded by the coding sequence GTGCTGACCGCCACCGGCCCGTACCAGGGCTACGTCTACGCCTACCCGCACAAGACCGCGTACCGGCACCTGTCGCCCCGGCCCGCGCTGCGCGACGTGTGGGCGGGGGAGGACCGCGGCTCCCTGTTCCTGTACCTGCACGTGCCGTTCTGCGAGATGCGCTGCGGCTTCTGCAACCTGTTCACCCGTACGGGCGCGTCGCAGTCGCTGACCTCGGCCTACCTGGACGCGCTGGCGCGGCAGGCCGACGCGGTGCGGGAGGCCCTGGGGGAGGCGTCGTTCGCCACCGCCGCGTTCGGCGGCGGCACCCCCACCTACCTGACGGCCGCCGAACTGTCGCGGCTGTGCGACATCGCCGAACGCTTCGCCGACCTGCGCGCCGTCCCGCTGGCGGTGGAGACCTCCCCGGCCACCGCCACCCTCGACCGGCTGACCGTGCTCGCCGAACGGGGCACCACCCGCATCTCCATCGGGGTGCAGAGCTTCGTCGACGCCGAGGCCCGCGCGGCCGTCCGCCCGCAGAAACGGGCCGAGGTGGAGGCGGCGCTCGACCGGATCCGCGCCGTCGGCTTCCCCACGCTCAACATCGACCTGATCTACGGCATCGACGGGCAGACCCCCGAGAGCTGGCTGACCTCGCTGAACGCCGCGCTGCGCTGGGAGCCGGAGGAGCTGTACCTCTACCCGCTGTACGTGCGGCCGCTCACCGGGCTGGGACGGCGGGCGGCCGACTGGGACGACCAGCGGATGCTCCTCTACCGGGTGGGACGCGACCACCTGCTGGCGAACGGGTACGAGCAGGTGTCGATGCGGATGTTCCGGCGGCGCGGCCACCCGGACGCGGGGACGGCCTACTGCTGCCAGACCGACGGCATGGTGGGGCTGGGGGCGGGGGCCCGTTCCTACACGACGGACCTGCACTACTCGTTCGAGTACGCGGTCGGGGTGCAGCACGTCCGCGGGATCATCGACTCCTACCTGCGGGAGCCCCGGTTCGACGTGGCGCACGTCGGGTTCGCCCTGGACGACGAGGAACGCCGGCGCCGCCACCTGATCCAGTCCCTGCTTCAGGCGTCGGGGCTGTCGCGCGTCCAGTACATGGCCCGTTTCGGCACCGACGCGCCGGCCGACTTCCCGGAGCTGGGGGCCTTCGCCGAACGGGGATGGCTGGAGGAGTCGCCGCATGTGCTGCGGCTGACCCCGGAGGGCCTGGCGTACTCCGACGCGATCGGCCCGGCGTTGTTCTCCTCGCGGGTGCGCTCGCTCATGGACGCCTACGAGGCCCGCTGA
- a CDS encoding STM4011 family radical SAM protein, whose protein sequence is MRAEHLTILYRGPLASCDYDCPYCPFAKRRDTPEQLRADRAALERFVSWVKERSAPVSVLFTPWGEGLVRSWYRRALVRLSHLPHVERVAIQTNLSHRTDWTSDADLTSLALWTTFHPGQVPYERFLAKSRDLAARGVRHSVGVVGLPEHLPVARRLRADLPPHVYLWVNAAEGRTYTDAEAADWTAIDPLFSYSRHPHRSQGLPCRTGHTVISVDGEGDVRRCHFIPQRLGNLYDGTFEAALRPRPCPAPACDCHIGYVHLEPVGLYDVFTGGILERIPAHWPQPPTA, encoded by the coding sequence ATGCGGGCGGAACATCTCACGATCCTGTATCGCGGACCGCTGGCGAGCTGCGACTACGACTGCCCGTACTGCCCGTTCGCCAAGCGCCGCGACACCCCCGAGCAGCTCCGCGCCGACCGCGCCGCCCTGGAACGTTTCGTGTCCTGGGTCAAGGAACGGTCCGCTCCCGTCTCCGTGCTCTTCACGCCGTGGGGCGAGGGCCTGGTGCGTTCCTGGTACCGGCGCGCGCTGGTCCGGCTGAGCCACCTCCCGCACGTGGAACGCGTCGCCATCCAGACCAACCTGAGTCACCGCACGGACTGGACGAGCGACGCCGACCTGACCAGCCTGGCCCTGTGGACCACCTTCCACCCGGGCCAGGTCCCCTACGAACGCTTCCTCGCCAAGTCACGCGACCTGGCCGCCCGGGGCGTCCGCCACAGCGTCGGCGTCGTCGGCCTCCCCGAACACCTCCCGGTCGCCCGCCGTCTCCGCGCCGACCTGCCCCCGCACGTCTACCTGTGGGTCAACGCCGCCGAAGGCCGCACCTACACCGACGCCGAGGCCGCCGACTGGACCGCCATCGACCCGCTCTTCTCCTACAGCCGCCACCCGCACCGCAGCCAGGGGCTGCCGTGCCGGACCGGCCACACCGTCATCTCGGTGGACGGCGAGGGAGACGTCCGCCGCTGCCACTTCATCCCCCAGCGCCTGGGCAACCTCTACGACGGAACCTTCGAGGCCGCCCTACGCCCCCGCCCCTGCCCGGCCCCCGCCTGCGACTGCCACATCGGCTATGTCC